In Centropristis striata isolate RG_2023a ecotype Rhode Island chromosome 15, C.striata_1.0, whole genome shotgun sequence, a genomic segment contains:
- the LOC131986680 gene encoding transmembrane 4 L6 family member 1-like gives MNKQFLQQVSSSFHSDNMCTGKCSSCIAVTLFPFVLISIICNIVLFFPGGDVKYAKEKHLTQEVYYMGGLVGGGLMVLIPAIYINLTGEQGCCGNRCGMFLSILFAAVGLTGATYSFIVAVLGLTNGPFCSVGGTWTTPFKNSNSTYLTDSKLWEECTEPKNVVQFNTGLFMTLVTASCLQILLCAVQMLNGLFGCLCGACISKEVT, from the exons ATGAACAAGCAGTTCTTGCAGCAGGTTAGTTCTAGTTTTCACTCGGACAACATGTGTACTGGAAAGTGTTCCAGCTGCATTGCTGTTACTCTGTTCCCATTCGTGCTTATATCCATCATCTGTAACATTGTGCTGTTCTTTCCTGGCGGGGACGTCAAGTATGCCAAAGAAAAACACCTAACTCAGGAGGTTTACTACATGGGGGGGCTCGTTGGAGGAGGTTTAATG GTGTTGATCCCAGCGATTTACATCAACCTGACTGGAGAACAGGGCTGCTGTGGAAATCGCTGTGGG ATGTTCTTGTCCATCCTGTTTGCTGCGGTGGGGCTAACCGGTGCTACGTACAGCTTCATTGTGGCGGTGCTCGGTCTGACTAACGGGCCCTTCTGCTCTGTTGGTGGGACATGGAccacaccttttaaaaacag TAACTCCACCTACCTGACCGACTCCAAGCTGTGGGAGGAATGCACAGAGCCTAAGAATGTGGTGCAGTTCAACACTGGACTGTTCATGACCCTAGTGACAGCCAGCTGTCTGCAGATTTTGCTCTGTGCCGTTCAGATGCTCAACGGCCTCTTTGGCTGCCTGTGTGGAGCCTGCATCAGCAAAGAG GTAACATAA